A genomic region of Scomber japonicus isolate fScoJap1 chromosome 5, fScoJap1.pri, whole genome shotgun sequence contains the following coding sequences:
- the pex11a gene encoding peroxisomal membrane protein 11A, whose protein sequence is MDTIVHFTNQSQGRDRVLRTTQYACALSIYLLRNNPDRKELVSKLKSLEANMSAGRKLFRLGNTINSIEAAKRTMQLSDRVLCLCLTVANIHRALYFICDNVLWARNVGLIRDIDKEWWRLSASRCYFVSLVMSLTRDVYDIFQLMVQRARDKDFKQKINSHLDQNPEVAQVIIPQLDAFLFLLLESLKSHPAVALDTVKNICDLIIPLDRLGIYTSNAGVVGFCGLVSSLIGIVTLAQPKLKIKP, encoded by the exons ATGGACACGATAGTACATTTCACAAATCAAAGTCAAGGAAGGGACCGTGTTTTGAG gaCAACCCAATATGCATGTGCGCTGTCGATATATTTACTCCGAAACAACCCAGACAGGAAGGAGTTGGTGTCAAAACTTAAAAGTCTGGAAGCCAACATGAGTGCTGGACGCAAAT TGTTCAGGCTGGGAAATACAATAAATTCCATTGAGGCTGCTAAGCGAACCATGCAACTCTCTGACCGAGTGCTGTGCCTGTGCCTTACTGTGGCCAACATCCACCGCGCCCTCTACTTTATCTGTGACAATGTACTCTGGGCCAGAAATGTCGGCCTTATCCGTGATATCGACAAGGAATGGTGGAGACTAAGTGCCTCTCGCTGCTACTTCGTCTCACTAGTTATGAGTCTGACCAGAGATGTTTATGATATCTTCCAGTTAATGGTACAGAGAGCAAGAGACAAAGACTTTAAGCAGAAAATTAATTCACATCTCGATCAGAACCCAGAAGTAGCTCAGGTCATCATTCCCCAGCTggatgcttttctttttctgctgttGGAGAGCCTAAAATCACATCCCGCTGTTGCTTTGGACACAGTCAAAAATATTTGTGATCTCATCATTCCCTTAGACAGGTTGGGTATTTACACGTCAAACGCAGGAGTAGTCGGATTTTGCGGCCTGGTT